In Numidum massiliense, a single genomic region encodes these proteins:
- a CDS encoding phosphatidylglycerophosphatase A family protein encodes MNNEHLRTGASERSVRDASRHYLLKRGVTMDHLIDLVIFLQAEYYPDLTRNECREQVEKVLSKREVQNAILTGVQLDYLAEQKQLDEPLQTMVARDESLYGIDEVLAFAIINIYGSIGFTNFGYVDKIKPGILERLNDLSTGEVHTFLDDIVGAIAAAAAARLAHGRAH; translated from the coding sequence ATGAACAATGAACACTTGCGTACGGGTGCAAGCGAACGGTCTGTTCGCGATGCATCCCGTCACTATTTATTAAAACGCGGCGTCACGATGGATCACCTGATCGACCTCGTCATTTTTTTACAAGCAGAGTACTACCCAGACCTGACCCGGAACGAATGCCGAGAACAGGTCGAAAAAGTACTCTCGAAACGAGAAGTTCAAAACGCGATCTTAACCGGTGTACAGTTGGATTACTTAGCCGAACAGAAGCAGCTCGACGAGCCATTGCAAACGATGGTCGCCCGCGACGAAAGTTTGTACGGCATCGACGAAGTGTTAGCTTTTGCCATTATCAACATATACGGCAGTATCGGCTTTACGAATTTTGGTTACGTCGATAAAATAAAGCCCGGTATACTCGAACGCCTTAACGATCTCTCAACCGGCGAGGTGCATACGTTTCTCGACGATATCGTCGGGGCGATTGCCGCTGCCGCCGCTGCTCGCCTCGCCCATGGCCGGGCGCACTAA
- a CDS encoding SDR family oxidoreductase — MRVAIVTGSSRGLGKKTALALAADGFRIVVNYRDDAEAAADVVTDIRADGGEAMAVKADVTKRENVQQLVAQVMAAWQRIDVLVNNVGPFMRERKRFAAVTAAETDVLLDGNLRSALDLVREVLPHMRHNGWGRIVQFGFGRAVEAPAWPDRAVYAAAKVALVSFTKSLAVEEAPYGITVNMICPGDIVGANKEKDIADVRHLTDPEAPRGRPGAGEDVARVVRFLCEENADFLTGNIINVTGGLDVIHPVSKAPM; from the coding sequence GTGCGTGTCGCAATCGTTACAGGCAGTTCGCGCGGACTAGGGAAAAAAACGGCTCTTGCGCTCGCCGCGGACGGTTTTCGCATTGTCGTGAATTACCGCGACGATGCTGAGGCAGCTGCGGACGTCGTCACAGACATTCGCGCGGACGGTGGTGAAGCGATGGCCGTGAAGGCCGATGTAACTAAACGGGAGAACGTGCAGCAGCTAGTCGCCCAAGTGATGGCGGCGTGGCAACGCATCGACGTGTTAGTTAACAACGTCGGCCCGTTCATGCGCGAACGTAAGCGGTTCGCCGCTGTGACAGCGGCGGAAACAGATGTCCTGTTAGACGGCAATTTACGTAGCGCGCTCGACCTCGTGCGCGAAGTGCTCCCCCATATGCGCCACAACGGGTGGGGACGGATCGTCCAATTCGGCTTCGGGCGGGCGGTAGAAGCGCCTGCGTGGCCAGACCGGGCCGTCTACGCTGCCGCTAAAGTCGCCTTAGTTAGTTTCACAAAATCGTTAGCAGTAGAAGAAGCGCCGTACGGCATTACGGTGAACATGATTTGTCCCGGCGATATCGTCGGTGCGAATAAAGAAAAGGACATTGCCGACGTACGCCACCTAACCGATCCGGAAGCGCCGCGCGGACGCCCTGGCGCAGGAGAAGACGTGGCACGCGTCGTACGCTTTTTATGTGAAGAAAACGCCGATTTTCTAACTGGAAACATCATCAACGTCACCGGTGGCCTCGATGTCATTCACCCCGTATCCAAAGCGCCCATGTAA
- a CDS encoding GNAT family N-acetyltransferase, translating to MNWYEKLAKYFPEEEMKSKEHMERLLADKPHIYKKDVGPEHVVMYAEFPDFLFVDYLLVAKEGRSKGLGSQLIEKMKRKQKPIILEVEPIDYTDSDTVKRQRFYKRIGFHKAQLINYWPTDIETGKPYELEIHYWSPTNESEQAIYKKMKHVYNNIHTYRDKEIYGKEDKPVEEILTLDEEPPVENQIG from the coding sequence ATGAATTGGTATGAGAAACTCGCGAAGTACTTTCCGGAAGAAGAAATGAAGAGTAAAGAACATATGGAGCGTCTGCTTGCGGACAAACCACATATTTATAAAAAGGATGTCGGTCCGGAGCACGTCGTCATGTACGCGGAGTTTCCGGATTTCCTCTTTGTCGACTATTTACTCGTCGCCAAGGAGGGCCGCAGCAAAGGGTTAGGCAGTCAGCTGATCGAAAAAATGAAGCGTAAACAGAAGCCAATCATTTTAGAAGTGGAGCCGATCGACTATACGGATAGCGACACGGTGAAGCGGCAACGGTTTTATAAGCGGATTGGGTTTCACAAGGCCCAATTGATCAACTACTGGCCGACCGATATAGAAACGGGCAAACCGTATGAACTGGAAATCCACTATTGGAGTCCGACGAACGAATCCGAACAGGCGATTTACAAAAAGATGAAACACGTGTACAACAACATCCACACGTATAGAGACAAGGAGATTTACGGAAAGGAGGATAAACCAGTGGAAGAAATATTGACATTGGACGAGGAACCGCCAGTTGAGAATCAGATCGGGTAA
- a CDS encoding DUF3899 domain-containing protein, with amino-acid sequence MVKLKTVLIGIVSVISMTFFIAFYTPVNVLSFSDRLFLCGIALLIVAACTLLLSGKFGHGVWHGFRLLFTAKDMADTTPAIDEHNQTNDQRHTKRLAGNIMLITFFAGIVDVFVSILLIVMVAYS; translated from the coding sequence ATGGTAAAATTAAAAACAGTACTTATTGGTATAGTTAGTGTCATTTCCATGACATTTTTTATCGCTTTTTATACCCCTGTTAATGTGCTTTCATTTAGTGATCGGCTTTTTCTATGCGGAATCGCGTTGTTAATCGTTGCTGCTTGTACACTCCTCTTATCTGGCAAATTCGGCCATGGTGTATGGCATGGTTTCCGTTTGCTGTTTACGGCCAAAGACATGGCTGATACAACCCCCGCTATTGACGAACACAACCAAACAAATGATCAGCGACATACAAAACGATTGGCCGGCAACATTATGCTCATCACATTCTTTGCCGGCATCGTCGATGTGTTCGTTTCTATTTTATTAATTGTAATGGTCGCTTATAGTTGA
- a CDS encoding peptide ABC transporter substrate-binding protein yields the protein MNKKFLLLSIVFVLILTTFAAGCGQKSANEGDGQGKQAANGEGKSAEKGKNDKPAKEQVIHMNERAEPPDLDSATSTDAASHMILSNVMEGLVILDKDMKPIPGMAEELPEISDDGKTYTFKLRDAKWSDGSPVTANDFEYAWKRALNPETKSQYAFIFSEIKNAEAYNKGKAKAEDVGVKAVDEKTLEVTLEHPVPYFTSKMAFSTFYPQKQEFVEKMGKKYAKEDDALLYNGPFKLANWKHESGWEYVKNENYWDVDSVKLDKVTWDVVKDTSTGIDLYETGKFDVTLLSQDFVTQYKDREDFTTRPEFVTAYLEFNLLDPFLKNDKIRAAIAGAFDKETHAKVIMNDGSTAAYGFVPPGMAGPEGTDGEPYREYVGEIKTAQNVEEAKKLFKEGLKELGLSKPPKLEYLTDDNDTARRTAEFLQEEFKKNLGLEIEINQQTFAARLDLAREKKFQLYLSLWGADYNDPLSFMDLFVTDGPYNDASWSNKTFDEAIKFSQTSGDQKARVDKMAEAEKLLIKEAPIAPLYYRHRAYLWRPEIKELIRPPYGPGFYFKWAYVE from the coding sequence GTGAATAAAAAATTTTTACTGCTTAGTATTGTGTTTGTCCTCATCTTAACAACGTTTGCTGCGGGGTGTGGGCAAAAAAGTGCCAACGAGGGCGACGGTCAAGGGAAGCAAGCAGCGAACGGCGAGGGGAAGAGTGCGGAGAAAGGTAAAAATGACAAGCCGGCGAAAGAGCAAGTGATTCACATGAATGAACGGGCCGAGCCGCCGGATCTCGACAGTGCGACATCGACCGATGCGGCTTCACACATGATTCTTTCGAATGTCATGGAAGGATTAGTGATACTGGATAAAGATATGAAACCGATTCCAGGAATGGCGGAAGAATTGCCGGAAATAAGTGACGACGGAAAGACGTACACGTTTAAACTGCGAGACGCCAAGTGGAGTGACGGTTCCCCGGTGACAGCGAACGATTTCGAGTACGCGTGGAAGCGGGCTTTAAACCCAGAGACGAAATCACAGTATGCTTTCATATTTTCCGAAATTAAAAACGCTGAAGCGTACAATAAAGGAAAAGCAAAAGCGGAAGATGTCGGTGTCAAAGCGGTCGATGAAAAGACTCTCGAAGTCACGTTAGAACATCCAGTGCCGTACTTTACGTCGAAAATGGCTTTCAGTACGTTTTATCCACAAAAGCAAGAATTTGTCGAGAAAATGGGGAAGAAATACGCGAAAGAAGATGACGCACTCCTTTACAATGGGCCGTTTAAATTAGCTAACTGGAAGCACGAATCTGGATGGGAGTACGTGAAAAACGAAAACTACTGGGATGTTGACTCGGTGAAGTTAGATAAGGTGACGTGGGATGTCGTTAAGGATACTTCCACGGGGATCGACTTGTACGAAACTGGTAAATTCGATGTCACTTTGCTCAGCCAAGATTTTGTGACCCAGTACAAAGATCGCGAAGACTTCACGACGCGACCAGAATTTGTAACTGCTTATTTAGAGTTTAACTTATTGGATCCGTTCCTCAAGAATGACAAAATCCGAGCGGCGATCGCCGGTGCTTTCGATAAAGAAACGCACGCCAAGGTCATCATGAACGACGGCTCGACTGCTGCTTACGGTTTCGTTCCTCCTGGAATGGCAGGACCCGAAGGGACGGATGGTGAGCCGTACCGCGAGTACGTCGGGGAAATTAAGACCGCGCAAAATGTCGAGGAAGCGAAAAAGCTTTTCAAAGAAGGACTTAAGGAGCTAGGTTTGTCGAAACCGCCCAAACTGGAGTATTTGACCGACGACAACGATACTGCTCGGAGGACTGCAGAGTTTCTGCAAGAGGAGTTTAAGAAAAACCTCGGGTTGGAAATCGAAATTAACCAACAAACGTTTGCTGCGCGATTAGACCTCGCCCGCGAAAAGAAATTCCAGCTTTACCTTTCGCTGTGGGGTGCAGATTACAACGACCCGCTGTCCTTTATGGATCTGTTCGTAACAGATGGGCCGTACAATGACGCTAGCTGGAGTAACAAAACGTTCGACGAGGCGATCAAGTTCTCCCAGACGTCAGGCGATCAAAAAGCTCGGGTAGATAAAATGGCGGAAGCAGAGAAACTTTTGATCAAAGAGGCTCCGATTGCCCCGCTGTACTATCGTCACCGCGCGTATTTGTGGCGACCGGAAATCAAAGAATTAATTAGGCCGCCATACGGACCGGGCTTTTACTTCAAATGGGCCTACGTCGAGTGA
- a CDS encoding ABC transporter permease, protein MARYIFTRFLYALVAFWLIVTVTFFTMHLLPGSPLQNQAKLPADMREQIEEHYGLKDPLPVQYVRYWGDLLQGNLGLSFTFAGRSVNQIIEERIWPSVLVGLQAIVFGTVAGGILGVIAGLKQNTWYDYMAMVIAILGVSVPSFVIAVILQYLLGVKWGLLPVALWGDYEHTIMPSFCLSMSIVAMMARFMRTEVIEVIGQDYIKTAKAKGISTPGIIRRHVIRNALFPAITVLGTIVIGVVTGSIVIERLFSIPGIGEQFVTSILAKDLYVIMGLTILYSALFIVTIFITDVMYSVIDPRVRLAEVKS, encoded by the coding sequence GTGGCGCGGTATATATTCACACGTTTTTTGTATGCGTTAGTTGCATTTTGGCTCATTGTTACAGTGACTTTTTTTACGATGCACTTGCTGCCAGGTTCGCCACTGCAAAATCAAGCGAAACTACCAGCTGATATGCGGGAGCAGATTGAGGAACATTACGGGCTGAAAGATCCGCTTCCCGTTCAATACGTAAGATACTGGGGTGATTTGCTCCAAGGAAACCTAGGATTATCTTTTACTTTTGCTGGCCGTAGTGTGAATCAGATTATCGAAGAACGAATTTGGCCTTCAGTCTTGGTCGGGCTTCAGGCGATCGTTTTTGGGACGGTTGCCGGGGGGATTCTCGGAGTTATTGCCGGCCTCAAGCAAAATACGTGGTATGACTATATGGCAATGGTCATCGCGATCCTCGGAGTGTCTGTCCCGAGTTTTGTAATTGCCGTTATTTTACAGTACTTACTCGGTGTCAAATGGGGGTTGTTACCTGTTGCTTTATGGGGTGACTACGAGCATACGATTATGCCGTCATTTTGTTTATCAATGTCGATTGTGGCGATGATGGCACGCTTTATGCGAACAGAAGTCATCGAAGTAATTGGACAAGACTATATAAAAACAGCGAAAGCAAAAGGTATTTCGACACCAGGTATTATACGGAGACACGTCATCCGCAATGCACTGTTCCCGGCAATTACTGTATTGGGAACTATTGTCATTGGAGTGGTCACAGGATCGATCGTCATTGAACGGTTGTTTAGCATCCCAGGAATCGGTGAACAATTTGTTACATCGATCTTGGCTAAAGACTTGTATGTCATCATGGGATTAACGATTTTGTATAGTGCGTTGTTTATTGTGACTATTTTCATTACCGATGTGATGTACAGTGTGATTGATCCCCGCGTACGCTTGGCGGAGGTGAAAAGTTAA
- a CDS encoding ABC transporter permease encodes MSELQAKTYRPEDFMSANISQTAKEQITRVPTSLLIDGWMRLKRNRGALIGLIVLTALFVMALVGPHVAKYTYHEQHLTDTNKSPSAEYYFGTDHLGRDMFARAWEGLRVSMLIAFIAASLDLLIGLTYGSISAFYGGRIDNVMQRIIEVLYGIPNLIVIILMMMILQPGIIAIAFAMVITGWVPMARIVRGQILKLKNQEYIMASRTLGASNARLIWKHLIPNTLGPVIVNLTFTIPTAIFFEAVLSFIGLGLQPPNTSLGVMINEGFRMLRFYPHETIIPGAMIALLMLGFNLLGDGLRDAFDPKLRR; translated from the coding sequence ATGAGTGAGTTACAAGCTAAAACGTATCGTCCGGAAGACTTTATGTCCGCCAACATTAGCCAAACAGCGAAAGAGCAGATAACCCGTGTGCCTACTTCACTCTTAATAGATGGGTGGATGCGCTTGAAACGGAACCGAGGCGCGTTAATCGGGCTAATCGTTCTAACCGCCTTGTTCGTAATGGCTCTTGTTGGTCCGCACGTGGCGAAGTATACGTACCACGAGCAGCACTTAACGGATACGAATAAAAGTCCAAGTGCGGAGTACTATTTTGGTACAGACCATCTGGGGCGCGACATGTTTGCACGCGCGTGGGAAGGCCTGCGTGTGTCTATGCTAATCGCCTTTATTGCGGCGTCGCTCGATCTTTTAATCGGCTTAACATATGGTAGTATTTCTGCTTTTTATGGAGGACGCATCGATAACGTGATGCAGCGCATTATCGAGGTGTTGTACGGTATTCCGAATTTAATCGTGATTATCTTAATGATGATGATCTTACAACCCGGTATTATTGCGATAGCGTTTGCGATGGTGATTACTGGGTGGGTGCCAATGGCGCGAATTGTTCGCGGTCAAATTCTTAAATTGAAAAACCAAGAATATATTATGGCGTCACGAACGCTGGGAGCTAGTAATGCACGATTAATTTGGAAGCACCTTATACCAAACACGTTAGGTCCAGTCATTGTCAACTTGACATTTACTATTCCGACAGCGATTTTTTTTGAAGCCGTTCTTAGCTTTATCGGCTTAGGTTTGCAGCCCCCGAATACGAGTCTCGGCGTTATGATCAATGAGGGATTTCGTATGTTACGTTTTTATCCCCATGAGACAATCATACCCGGCGCAATGATCGCTTTACTCATGTTAGGCTTTAATCTATTGGGTGATGGGCTGCGTGATGCGTTTGACCCGAAATTGCGTAGATGA
- a CDS encoding ABC transporter ATP-binding protein, with protein MGKILKVDDLHISFDTHAGEVHAVRGVQFDLEEGETLAIVGESGCGKSVTALSIIGLIPVPPGRYKSGSIQFGGKNLTDLSEKEIQKIRGAEISMIFQDPMTSLNPTMTVGKQIVEGIVRHHKISRDVARSRAIEMLKLVEIPNAEVRIDHYPHQFSGGMRQRVMIAIALACEPKILIADEPTTALDVTIQAQILDLMKGLQRKKKTSVILITHDLGIVADAAHRVVVMYAGKVVETGTINDIFYHPKHPYTWGLLTSVPRLDASRDKPLIPILGTPPDLLSPPKGCPFAARCPYAMTICQEEMPAYSYVSTGHTVTCWLEHPMAPPVSPPETIAGVK; from the coding sequence ATGGGCAAGATACTAAAAGTAGACGACCTACACATTTCGTTTGACACCCATGCGGGTGAAGTTCATGCAGTTAGGGGTGTTCAATTTGACCTTGAAGAAGGGGAAACACTAGCCATTGTCGGAGAATCTGGATGCGGAAAAAGCGTGACTGCTCTCAGTATCATCGGCTTAATTCCCGTTCCCCCGGGGCGTTACAAGAGCGGGAGTATCCAGTTTGGGGGTAAAAACCTTACCGATTTATCTGAAAAGGAAATACAAAAAATACGCGGTGCAGAAATATCGATGATATTTCAAGACCCGATGACCTCTCTTAATCCGACGATGACGGTCGGAAAGCAGATTGTAGAAGGAATCGTCAGGCATCACAAGATTAGTCGAGACGTGGCGCGCAGTCGGGCGATTGAAATGTTAAAGCTCGTCGAAATCCCTAATGCGGAAGTACGAATTGACCACTATCCGCACCAATTTAGCGGAGGAATGAGACAACGTGTCATGATTGCGATTGCACTCGCGTGTGAACCGAAGATTCTCATAGCCGACGAGCCGACGACTGCACTAGACGTAACGATCCAGGCGCAAATTCTCGATCTGATGAAAGGGTTGCAGCGCAAAAAGAAAACATCTGTTATTTTGATCACGCACGATCTAGGGATTGTCGCCGATGCCGCGCATCGCGTCGTGGTGATGTACGCTGGAAAGGTAGTTGAGACGGGGACGATTAACGACATATTTTATCATCCAAAGCATCCATACACTTGGGGATTGTTGACGTCCGTTCCTCGACTTGATGCATCACGAGATAAACCTTTAATACCAATCTTAGGGACACCGCCTGATTTGCTTTCGCCTCCGAAAGGATGTCCCTTTGCTGCGCGATGTCCGTATGCGATGACTATTTGTCAGGAAGAGATGCCTGCATATTCATACGTTTCTACTGGACATACGGTTACGTGTTGGCTGGAGCACCCCATGGCCCCTCCTGTCAGTCCCCCGGAAACAATTGCAGGAGTGAAATAA
- a CDS encoding ABC transporter ATP-binding protein, with protein MKGLRTRRNTVSAERILDVQHVKKYFTVERGAQLRAVDDVSFYIRQGETFGLVGESGCGKSTLGRTIIRLYEATAGKVLYKGKEVHKKTNKQMRQFNREMQMIFQDPYASLNPRMPVGDIIAEGIDIHGLAGSKQERQSRIYELLETVGLNREHANRYPHEFSGGQRQRIGIARALAVEPEFIVADEPISALDVSIQAQVVNLLRQLQREKGLTYLFIAHDLSMVKHISDRVGVMYLGSLVEVANSEDLYDEPLHPYTHALLSAIPIPDPEVEQGRERIVLEGDVPSPINPPSGCRFRTRCPHAMPVCAEQSPTFAEVKPNHWVACHLVG; from the coding sequence ATGAAAGGTTTACGGACGAGGAGGAACACAGTGAGCGCAGAACGCATTCTTGACGTACAACACGTAAAAAAATACTTTACCGTCGAACGGGGCGCACAATTGCGCGCGGTGGACGACGTCTCCTTTTATATCCGGCAGGGGGAGACGTTCGGTCTCGTCGGCGAATCCGGTTGCGGCAAATCGACGTTAGGTCGCACGATCATTCGCTTGTACGAAGCGACAGCGGGGAAAGTACTGTACAAAGGAAAAGAAGTGCACAAAAAGACGAACAAACAAATGCGTCAGTTTAACCGGGAAATGCAAATGATTTTTCAAGACCCCTATGCGTCGCTCAATCCGCGCATGCCGGTTGGCGACATTATTGCGGAAGGGATCGACATTCACGGCTTGGCTGGCAGTAAACAGGAGCGGCAAAGTCGTATTTACGAGTTGCTAGAAACGGTCGGTTTGAACCGGGAACACGCCAATCGCTATCCGCACGAGTTTAGCGGCGGCCAGCGGCAGCGGATCGGCATCGCCCGCGCACTCGCCGTAGAGCCGGAATTTATCGTGGCGGACGAGCCGATTTCTGCGTTGGACGTGTCGATTCAAGCGCAAGTCGTTAATTTGTTGCGCCAATTACAGCGTGAAAAAGGGCTTACGTATTTGTTTATTGCGCACGACTTATCGATGGTTAAGCACATTAGCGACCGCGTCGGTGTCATGTACTTAGGGAGCTTAGTCGAAGTGGCAAACAGTGAAGATTTGTACGATGAGCCCCTCCACCCGTATACACATGCACTGTTATCGGCAATCCCGATTCCCGATCCCGAAGTAGAGCAAGGGAGGGAGCGCATCGTGCTCGAAGGGGATGTTCCCAGCCCGATCAATCCGCCGAGCGGCTGTCGCTTTCGCACGCGCTGTCCCCACGCGATGCCCGTTTGCGCGGAGCAGTCGCCGACGTTTGCGGAAGTGAAACCGAATCACTGGGTCGCTTGCCACTTAGTCGGCTAG
- a CDS encoding ABC transporter substrate-binding protein gives MGKRKNTSEAKKWLLITGTVFLCASLILAFGALFMKGWQQPTTAERAANRSTGEKNADHAASSEGLDKPTPGGSVAIPLYEAIPQELHPLEPTNSAAKTVTNLLFEPLVRVQPDGQAEGVLASEWDISPDRRTLTVRVQRGVKWHDGQPLTAQDVVFTYHQLASPTYKGPYRHAVKNIVGFQAFNSGKAKQLKGIERSSKGGGAIVFHLQRPLAQSLDLLQVPVIPEHVYSQPQANARNKVKDHAKHARNDQVVRNDQAKSNEQRMLTLIGSGPYQLTAQSERNGIELEKFLHYRQTDITYLERITFRPLSVTEAATEFAQGNVDVLPYLDAALIEADKQVAHSVAGETKDIVQVTWPGELFHYVAFNPEQKLWGDRALRQAVGQVIDKEQLVQQWLNGYGEPIDTPRGTTVAAANGEGEQQQARDLLRHKLKKKTIRLHYASEWVERERLADQLQQQWEAAGLSVKLVKHKRVAELAEALQEGEADLFLMSDWIRADADPLVKWWTDGEWRHWTRWPTPNLQKTLKKCLIAPAAKRERLLAEWEAQFVREAPLIPLVQPQSIALVNSKLRDVGGGDFKTDYLRLYNWWVKKSSS, from the coding sequence ATGGGAAAACGCAAAAACACGAGTGAGGCGAAGAAGTGGCTACTCATTACTGGAACAGTGTTTTTGTGTGCGAGTCTCATTTTGGCCTTCGGTGCCTTGTTTATGAAAGGATGGCAGCAACCGACGACCGCCGAGCGAGCAGCGAATCGTTCAACGGGTGAGAAAAACGCCGATCATGCCGCTAGTAGCGAAGGGTTGGACAAGCCTACACCCGGCGGCAGTGTGGCGATCCCGCTGTATGAAGCTATTCCGCAAGAGCTACACCCGCTTGAGCCGACCAACAGTGCAGCGAAAACGGTGACAAACTTACTTTTCGAACCGCTCGTACGCGTACAGCCCGACGGCCAAGCAGAAGGTGTGCTCGCGAGCGAGTGGGACATCTCACCCGATCGGCGTACTCTTACCGTCCGCGTGCAACGCGGGGTGAAGTGGCATGACGGTCAGCCACTAACGGCTCAAGACGTCGTGTTTACGTACCACCAACTCGCTTCCCCCACTTACAAAGGTCCGTACCGGCACGCGGTCAAAAACATTGTCGGTTTCCAGGCGTTTAACTCCGGAAAGGCGAAACAACTAAAAGGGATCGAACGGTCGTCAAAAGGCGGTGGGGCGATCGTGTTTCACTTACAACGGCCGCTCGCACAATCACTCGATTTACTGCAAGTCCCCGTAATCCCAGAGCACGTATACAGCCAACCGCAAGCGAACGCTCGAAACAAAGTGAAGGATCACGCCAAACATGCACGCAATGACCAAGTTGTACGCAACGACCAAGCTAAATCGAATGAGCAAAGGATGTTAACGCTTATCGGTTCAGGACCGTATCAATTAACAGCACAGTCAGAGCGAAACGGGATTGAGTTGGAAAAGTTCCTTCACTATCGGCAGACAGATATCACCTACCTTGAGCGGATCACCTTTCGCCCGCTGTCCGTAACGGAGGCGGCAACTGAATTTGCCCAGGGGAATGTGGACGTGTTGCCGTATTTAGACGCGGCACTCATCGAAGCAGACAAGCAGGTCGCTCACTCGGTTGCAGGAGAGACAAAAGACATTGTCCAAGTGACGTGGCCCGGAGAACTATTCCACTATGTCGCCTTTAACCCGGAGCAAAAGCTGTGGGGGGACCGCGCCTTGCGTCAGGCGGTCGGACAAGTGATCGATAAAGAGCAACTCGTACAGCAGTGGTTAAACGGTTACGGTGAACCGATCGACACCCCCCGCGGCACGACAGTGGCAGCAGCGAACGGAGAAGGCGAACAGCAACAGGCACGGGATCTCTTGCGCCATAAGCTAAAAAAGAAAACGATTCGGTTACATTATGCGTCCGAATGGGTCGAACGGGAACGGTTAGCCGATCAGTTGCAACAGCAGTGGGAGGCCGCTGGTTTGTCCGTCAAACTGGTCAAACATAAGCGCGTCGCCGAGTTAGCGGAAGCTCTACAAGAAGGGGAGGCCGACTTGTTCTTAATGTCAGATTGGATCCGCGCGGATGCAGACCCACTTGTCAAGTGGTGGACGGATGGGGAGTGGCGCCATTGGACGCGTTGGCCGACACCGAACTTGCAAAAAACACTTAAGAAGTGCTTAATTGCGCCTGCCGCGAAACGCGAGCGCCTATTGGCGGAATGGGAAGCGCAATTTGTCCGCGAGGCGCCGCTGATCCCGCTCGTCCAGCCCCAGTCGATTGCGTTGGTTAACAGCAAGTTGCGGGATGTCGGCGGCGGTGACTTTAAAACTGATTATTTGCGCCTTTACAATTGGTGGGTGAAAAAAAGCAGCTCCTGA
- a CDS encoding NifU family protein — MSTGQIVQVQEVLNKLRPFIQRDGGDVELVDVEDGIVKVRLLGACGSCPASTITLKAGIERALVEEVKGITEVEQVF; from the coding sequence ATGTCTACAGGACAAATCGTGCAAGTACAGGAAGTCCTCAATAAACTGCGCCCATTTATCCAGCGCGACGGTGGCGACGTCGAACTCGTCGACGTCGAAGACGGGATCGTAAAAGTTCGCCTACTCGGTGCGTGTGGCAGCTGCCCCGCTTCAACGATTACCCTCAAAGCAGGTATCGAGCGCGCACTTGTCGAGGAAGTTAAAGGAATTACTGAAGTCGAACAAGTTTTTTAA